One segment of Asaia bogorensis NBRC 16594 DNA contains the following:
- a CDS encoding NAD(P)/FAD-dependent oxidoreductase, producing the protein MGQTPLDIDVAIIGAGPTALFAAFECSMLKLSCVLIDALSEIGGQCAALYPEKPIYDIPAHPSIEGGALIAALDAQIAPFDVPRLLGQRVEKLSGQRGAFTLETDRNNVVTARAVIIAAGAGAFGPNRPPLDGLDAYEASGAVQYYVRKRADFAGKRIVVAGGGDSALDWALSLSDIAEKIYLLHRRDRFRGAPETLSQIEARVAEGRIEKVVPYQLHALQGENGALTAVDVIDLEGQTRRIEADTLLPFYGLSTDLGPIATWNIDTVRSTIPVTPSSMETSLPGVFAIGDIATYPGKLKLILQGFSEGAMAAHAIHPIVHPDQALHFEYSTSKGVPSGS; encoded by the coding sequence ATGGGCCAGACCCCTCTCGACATCGATGTGGCCATTATCGGTGCAGGGCCGACCGCGCTTTTTGCCGCGTTCGAGTGCAGCATGCTCAAACTTTCCTGCGTGCTGATTGACGCGTTGAGCGAGATTGGTGGCCAATGCGCGGCGCTGTATCCTGAAAAGCCGATCTATGACATTCCGGCGCACCCCTCGATTGAAGGCGGTGCCCTGATTGCCGCGCTCGATGCCCAGATCGCCCCCTTCGATGTACCCCGCCTTCTGGGCCAGCGCGTGGAAAAGCTGTCGGGCCAGCGCGGCGCCTTCACGCTCGAGACAGACAGGAACAATGTGGTGACGGCGCGCGCCGTGATCATCGCGGCAGGAGCGGGTGCGTTCGGCCCGAATCGCCCGCCGCTCGATGGTCTCGATGCCTATGAGGCGAGTGGCGCTGTTCAGTATTACGTGCGCAAGCGCGCCGATTTTGCAGGCAAGCGCATTGTGGTGGCAGGCGGTGGCGATTCCGCCCTCGACTGGGCGCTGTCGCTTTCCGACATTGCGGAAAAGATCTACCTGCTTCATCGCCGCGACCGCTTCCGTGGTGCGCCCGAAACCCTCTCCCAGATCGAAGCCCGTGTGGCTGAAGGGCGTATCGAAAAAGTCGTGCCCTATCAGCTTCACGCATTGCAGGGCGAGAATGGCGCCCTTACCGCGGTCGATGTGATCGATCTCGAGGGCCAGACCCGTCGTATCGAAGCCGATACGCTGCTGCCTTTCTATGGTCTCTCGACCGATCTCGGCCCGATTGCCACCTGGAATATCGATACCGTGCGCAGCACGATTCCCGTCACGCCCTCCAGCATGGAAACCAGCCTGCCCGGCGTTTTTGCCATTGGTGACATCGCCACCTATCCCGGCAAGCTGAAGCTGATCCTGCAGGGGTTCAGCGAGGGAGCCATGGCAGCCCATGCCATTCACCCTATCGTCCACCCCGATCAGGCCCTTCACTTTGAATATTCCACAAGTAAGGGTGTGCCGTCAGGGTCTTGA
- a CDS encoding threonine aldolase family protein, with the protein MAQQFASDNYAGICPEVWDIMHQANKGSVPAYGDDEWTSRAADSFRALFETRCEVFFAFNGTAANSLALAALCQSYNSVICSSFAHVETDECGAPEFFSNGSKLLVARTDHAKLFPEDIRALATCRSDIHYPKPKVVTITQPTETGEVYSLAEISAISETCRELGLRLHMDGARFANACAALGCTPAEMTWQAGVDVLCFGGTKNGMGVGEAILFFDSALAEGFDYRCKQAGQLASKMRFISAPWIGLLESGAWLRNGAHGNSCARALASRIEALPGLSLMFPVQANAVFLKAPEAVLEGLRERGWRFYTFIGGGARFMFAWDADPARVTQLADDIEALAA; encoded by the coding sequence GTGGCCCAGCAATTTGCCAGTGACAATTATGCCGGTATCTGCCCCGAAGTATGGGACATCATGCATCAGGCCAATAAAGGCTCCGTTCCGGCCTATGGCGATGATGAATGGACCAGCCGCGCCGCTGACAGCTTTCGTGCGCTGTTCGAGACGCGCTGCGAGGTGTTCTTTGCCTTCAACGGCACGGCAGCCAATTCACTCGCGCTGGCGGCGCTCTGCCAGTCCTATAACAGTGTGATCTGCTCGTCTTTCGCCCATGTCGAAACCGATGAGTGTGGAGCCCCCGAGTTCTTCTCCAATGGCTCCAAGCTGCTGGTGGCGCGGACCGATCATGCCAAGCTTTTCCCCGAGGATATCCGGGCGCTGGCAACCTGTCGCAGCGATATCCATTACCCCAAGCCCAAGGTGGTGACGATCACCCAGCCAACCGAGACGGGCGAGGTCTATTCCCTGGCCGAGATAAGCGCCATTTCAGAAACCTGTCGCGAGCTCGGGCTGCGTCTGCATATGGATGGCGCACGCTTTGCCAATGCCTGTGCGGCACTGGGCTGCACCCCTGCCGAAATGACATGGCAGGCGGGTGTGGATGTATTGTGTTTCGGGGGCACCAAGAACGGCATGGGGGTAGGCGAGGCGATTCTGTTTTTCGACTCAGCCCTTGCCGAAGGCTTTGACTATCGCTGCAAGCAGGCCGGGCAATTGGCCTCGAAAATGCGCTTCATTTCCGCGCCCTGGATCGGTCTGCTTGAAAGCGGGGCCTGGCTGCGCAACGGCGCACATGGCAATAGCTGCGCCCGTGCCCTGGCCTCGCGTATCGAGGCGCTTCCGGGCTTGTCGCTCATGTTTCCCGTGCAGGCCAATGCAGTGTTCCTCAAGGCGCCGGAGGCCGTGCTGGAGGGGCTGCGCGAGCGGGGCTGGCGTTTTTACACCTTCATCGGTGGGGGGGCGCGTTTCATGTTTGCATGGGATGCCGATCCGGCCCGCGTGACGCAGCTGGCCGATGATATTGAGGCCCTTGCCGCGTGA